Part of the Falco naumanni isolate bFalNau1 chromosome 3, bFalNau1.pat, whole genome shotgun sequence genome is shown below.
GAGGAAAATGGCCTATTAAAGCATAttctgatggaaaaagaaatcttatgATTAGCAGTATAACGTACGAAATATTCCCATTAGATTTACTATGTAAGCCTCACTTCAGTATCAATGTTTGCAgttcaaaatttcaaaaatattcctTCTTTTGTAATTGTCTGCAattttctgctctctgcacTACGTGATTCATAGAGTTCATTCACCAAACTGGCTGATCACTACACTGTCTTTGTCCTTATCTGATCCTACCATAGCTGAAGTAAATACAGGtgcttaaaacagaaaatccttttctAGTGTTTAAATGCAACAAAACCGTAAATAATAGCTGTTACTAAGAGACTTGATTTAAGAACTGAAGACTCATCTACAAAATCCAAGAGATTCAAGATGCTTTGAAAGGAGAAGTATGTGGACACAGATAATTATTTATCCAGtgcaatatatttttgtatcaACGTGTGGAGTACATAAACTTTCTAAGTTTAAGTACGATGTAACATTTGTGTTGAACATCAAATGCTACCTGCCCAGGCTAATAAAGTTTAAAAGCCATTAAGAAGCATTCCTAATTAGTTGTGTGTTGCCCACAACTTTTGTGTTGTTAACTTAAAACTATACTTAACCAGTACCTTTCTGGAGTTCAAGAGATTAATGCATAAAACACTTACAGCACCTACCTTAACAACTTAAGCAAAAGAAGTCAACAAATAACAGAAGTTGAATCTGGATTGCCCAGTTCAGAGATATTTAAGgtgcaattttttatttttgtgactagggttttttttgtatgtttttgtgttttttttcagggtggtggtgggtggggttttggtggtgggggtgtttttttttttttgaaatgcttAAGTATGGATTCCATTACCACATCATCTCTTGGCTCCAGATAATAGTGCAAGTTTAGAATGTGCAAGGGTTACatagcaaaaaaccaaacaacctaAAAACCAGCTCCATAACttcaaaacagcagaagaacaCGTAACTGCCATGGGcgcaaaagtaataaaatagaATCAGCTTTAcctgctgttctgcagtgaGCGATGTTCTGatgttctgcatttcttcattctttctcttctcttgttCTTCAAGTTGTTCTaagaacttcattttttcttcctgaagcttCTCTTGAAGTTCAGCAACCAAGCTGGATTCAGCCGATGCTTCAGTGGGaggacttaaaagaaaatgtttaggCTTTAAATTCGCAGCGTATACAGAATACATGAAGTAAGCAAACACACagacatttcttctgaaatatttaatactgtGTTCTAATTAAGTCATTACCAATCTTCAATACTACTTTTTATCATTACCATCTCACCAAATTCTTCTCTTTGGCATTCTGGATTTTTAGGGTACAACACTGGCTctatttttgaatatttttgagGGTGGAGGggtgtttgttttcacttttctaaCTAATGGAAGGTGTAGAAAGCGGTAAAACAAGAAACAATGACAATCAACTCCCTGAAGATTCTTAGCATGTCAAAATGCAAAGCCTCCAGGACTATCACATCATTAAAGCAATTCAGCAACAAATCCGATAAGGAAACCAGAGATGAAACTCAGAACTATGGGTTGCAGAATCTGGAGGACAGTAGTAGTGATTTAAGAAAACATCAATAGTCATtgacaaaggaaggaaaacaacttTAAATGGCTCTTGAAACAAGCAATGTTATGTAGgccaaatattttccattactgaaacaaaaccttaaCTACAGTCTGTGTCTTGGCTTGAGTTATCAAGAACCACCGCTGAAGAACACTAGGATAGAGAAATCCCTTGGTTGGGCAACATTTGtaaaaaactgtattattttaaatttttattattcctcTACAACAGAATCAAATTTAATATAAAGGATCGCCCAAACCTAACTCTCCATCTACATAGATGTGTTAATGGTTTTCTCTAGTTGGAGCAGCCTGAAGGTATGGTCTCCTGATATTAGATGGGCTgtgctgaaagcaaaacattgtGTGCTAATATACTAACACTCAAGCACAACTCCTAATGCTAAAAATGCCCCAAGAATAATCCTTGCTTCATAATGCAAAGCTTCTCTGTTAAGACAAAGGACTACAGAACCTCAGAGAAACCAGAAAGATTCAGTACAGAGAACATGAAAGGAAACTGAATTGCAGAGGAGGCAGTGAACCTAAAATTCTGATCACTGCATATGGGATGGGAGTTTGGACATCCATGAAACCACCAGTTCCAGCCATTTCTACAGTCTTTGCTTTACCATACGATCCAGCACATACTCACCTACCTCTGTTTTTGCCACCAGTTCTCCCCATCAAGTTAAGCAAGTACAGGCTAAGTCTGTCTGAACTGTAAAGAGGTAGGCCTGCACCTTActttacaagcaaaaaaaaataaatcactgatATTACTCCAGGTAATCTAAATGCCAACTTAATACATCAGCCTAAACCCAAAGAGCTGTTAGCTGCACTAAACCAAAGCAGGTACCATCTGCCTCTCAGGCTGCCTGGACTACTGACTGCAGATGACAGCCAAGTAAAGGATACTGTTACTCTGCACAGGAAGCTAGCACATTACCAGATTTTAAACCTCGTCACTGTATTAAGTATTGGGTTTACAGCTTTAATTTGAAAAGGTCTTGACACCTATGGCAATAATTACAATGCCTAAATGTTCAGTGTTTTCAAGACACCAAAAGCACATTTCTTCAGAGATCACGGTTCCTCTGCAAGTACTACTCTAAGATGACAAAGGATGTATTTAGCAACACTAGCACTGTTCCACCACTTGGGTACATGCTGAAGATACAAACTATTAAGCAGTAGCTGAGCAGTCAAAAAGTCTGTAAGTAGGTGtaaataaaagttttgaaaGCCAACTGAAGTTCTTAGTGCAGCAAAACAACCTTTGACATTCCAGAAatcataaataaaagaaagcaagttaTGAAACACCCAGGCAAATCTTTTTTGTGCCActgagaaagcatttctgtgctgaattaaatttcaatttatttctaAACCGAGGCTAGCTGCATGAGACAGCACATGTTCTCTACATGGAAGCTTCACCACTGATGATGGTCTGATAGAAGTGGCTGCATAATACCAAGGCTGAAAGAcaacaaagctgtattttagttttcaaagCAGTCAGGATTCctattctatttttaacattctttaaaatgttacgTATCTTTTAACTAACCAATGAACCACTTAACAGAAGTCATTacagaaactgtgtttttcagttAATCTTGGCTAGCACACACTACATACAGTAAAAGGATTAAATAGGAGAGTAACAAATGCCTTGCAGTTATATTATCTTTCCTAATCATGATTACTTGAATTTCAGGCACATTTATAAccaaaacacagtaattttcatATGTTGGCAATGCATGGGTCACAAACTTTTCTCACTTCTAAGtatttttgttagttttcaCGTAAGTTCAAAAACTAAGTTCCTGATACCAATGCAACACTTGAGTCAAATTTAACAGTTCAACTCCCTGTCCATGCCTTCTAGACAGCTAATGTAACACGGCtcatgcagaaaaggaaatttatctGACAAGCATATAGACACATGACAAAAAAGCTGGCTTGTGCCATTACAAGTTAATGCTAAacaaccaaatgaaaaaaaaaaaatgaactcaGATTACTGACATAACTTTGGGTTTTAGGAGCTCAAAATCCAAACAGCTAGACCAGTGACTTCGAAATACTAAGACAGATTCACTTAACATATATGCCCTctggagaaaaaacacagcatgtCTTCATTCCCAGAGAAAAACCTTACCAGCAGATTAAAGACATAAAGAGGAGCCTTAGGAGCAGATACTTATTTTAACATCACACAAAATCCAGATTACTTGACAGAATTCGTAACAAACTACTAACACTTTAGACCGAAGCAGATAgcaatgtattttgaagaaatattatCTGTTTTATCCTGTTCATATAAGAATACACACAGCTGTGTGCAGCTGTTGTGTAGATGCTGGATTTTTAAGAAGTCTGATGACAGAACTACATCTTTTTCTGTTGACTGaactttttaaaactcttaCTGTGCATTAATACATATATAAGGAAAAGAACatagtttatctttttttctttcctcatttcacCATATTTCATTAATAGTTTCTTCAATTCAGAAGGGCAGTTTTTAGTTTCATTATATCCTAATCTTAATTCGAAAACCATATCTTATTATCTTGATGTATTTTTTGGACACTGACATAGAAAACACAGACATGATACAACACCATTTAACAATGTATATGTTCACATATGAAAAATCCTTAGGTAATGGGACTGAAGTAGAAAATTCAAGTGAAACATACTCAGTTTTCTGTTGCACTGTGCAAGGGAATTCTGCACATGTGTTGGACTCTCTGCATaacctcccctcccccccctttattttttaaacatgacaTTGATATTTGAAAGTTAAATTCCAATTTAAGTCTGTATCCATGTTCTGTAGTACCCTTCTGGCTTTTATGCCCACTCTGTCCATTTTATTTATCCGTCCATTTCTTTATACTCATTTCACATACTTGGTATATCATAATACCTAGGAAAAAATGATCTGTTTGAGTATTATACAAACAAGATCTATCCACTGCATTCCTTCACGCTACAAGAACATAAATTACAAACTCTAGCATTTCAAAACAGACTAGTTTCTAAGCATTAGCCACATATAAAAATCCTAGTATTTCCATTCCATAACAGCATAATCTGCTCTGCTGACAGGCATTATGAACTAGTAAGTAGATAAGGTAAGAGAAGTCAGAAAGAGTAATGCTAGGCATTCatggcaaaggaaaatgttttgttttttttttttaaatggaaacgACAGAAATCAACAATGGAAAAACAACGTTAGAATGTTCTTTGGAATTATGTTGCCCATGTGTATTTCTTTATGAAGCTCAAACTGAAGACCCTGAAATACATAACCATGGCAGCTAAAGTCAACAGAAAGTCCAGGTGGCCATGGGACAGTTCCCAGTCAATCATACATATATTCCCACACACATTTTCATGCCACTATTAGCAACAAGAAGCATATGTACTTAGCCAATAAGAGAAAGTTACCAGCCTAAAAGCTAACCACTGCATGTTCACACAGCGCTAATACCAGAGCAACGgatgggaaaggagagaggCTAAGACCATTAAAATTAGAATTTCAAGGAACATGCTCTGGAAACATTCCTTCAATGTATCATTGCAAAACTGAAGTACAAAGCCTTCATTGCTGTCTGTAATAATACTCTATAAGGTAttttagaaactgaattttttttacagacaCAAAACTATCACTATCTATAAAATGGAAGTAACCTGAAACTTGAATACAGAAACCAACCCAGATAAACATTATCACAAATACAGAGAAGTTTTACTTAGTACACAGCACATCACTAATATACCATAttcattactttaaaatactagGAAAACACAGTAACTTAATTCTTACAGTACCTCTGGTTTACTTGCATCTCaagttgctgtattttttccaaaagcccTTTTTCAGCAGCTTCCCTCTGTAATTCAAACTCTTTACAAGCACTTTGCACTGCATCCTCTTTTTCACAATTGAGCTTCTGAATGAGCAACTGCCTGTCTTGTTCTTGGTTAGATACTAAcagttctttctcttccttaagCTTATGGATAATAGCTTcatatttttcctgctgctcacagagaaataatttttctgttttttccttttctaggGCATTCACTTCCAACTCTAACTTACTTTGTAGTTCCGTTATTTGCTCTGAAAGtcttttttctgcctcagaAGTTTTTTTATGAAGAAGTGTTACTTTATTTAGTTCAGTTCTAAGGAAGTTTGATTCTTCTTCATATCTGTCTACTAGCTCAGAAATGCACTGATCTTTCTCAATTGTCATCAGAGTCCTTAGTTCTGATAAGCCCACTTGATATTCATCACTgttaatctgtattttattgtttaatcTATCTATCTCCTTTCTTAAactttcagtttccttttcaatCTGAGATTTTAAGGTCTCTTGTTGctggtttctgctttcttccaaaagaagCTTCATTTCATCAGTTTCTGCCTCTTTCAGGGCAAGTTCAACTTCTAATTTGCACCTCAAATCAGACAGATCTGAAACCTTGAGTCGTAACTCTTCTACTTGTTGTTGTTTCTCTTGAACAACTACTGCATGAGATTCCTGCATTTGTTCAAGTCTGCATtggttctctttttttaatttatctaaaCAGTCCTTGTGCTCAGCTAGCACCTTCTCAAATTCCTGTAAATGCCTGGCTTGTAGGTTGTTTTCCAGTTCCTTTAAATGGCTTTGCTCTAAACTCTCGAGTTCTGCCCTCAGGAGTTGtagtttttcattgttttcaacATGAAGTTTTTTCAAGTCTTCAAGTACTATCTCACGTGACTGTCTCAGTTCCTTAATTTCGCAATTTTGTGTCTCCATTTGGCATTCCAATTCAAGTAATTTCTGgtctttttcattctgaaggCAAACTACagcttctttctcatttttcaccATTGCAAATTCATCATTCTTATTCTGAAGAACTTCCTCAAGGCCTAATAAGTCACCTTTTAACTTCttaatcttctttttattttcttcaccatCCTccaataatttattaattttactttcatattcagttttcaaagacTGTAATTCTTTTTGATGTTTATCTTTTAGTGTTTTTTCAAGTGAAAGTTTTACCTTCTCTATAGTATTTACTATTTCTAACGAAgtgcattttaaagaattagAAAAGTCACACTGTTCTCTTTGTACAAGTGTTCTAAAGTGGCAAAGATCCTCTTTTATACCTCTTAAATGTACCTTTGAGTCTTGGGCAATAACCCTACACTTCTCCACGCAAACACTGAcagatgctttttctgctggaaCGTCCTTTACACAAGAATTTGTATCTTGCATACGTCTACTGTCTATTGCATTGATAACTGAAGAATAAAGAGATTCCACCATCATTTCTGGACTTTGTGGATCACTTATTACATTAGGAGATACTGGATTTTCTTCTATTACAAACTCATTTACTGCTGACATGAAGTCAGATTCTGGACTTTCTGCTAATGAATCCAAGTCCAATGATCCTTGCTTGAGAGCTTGCTCCAAGTTTGGATGGGCAATAGTTTCAAAATCAAATGTATGAGCATCAATGCTGTCTGGAGATAATTCTTCTAATGGAGCTGGGGGACACACAGGAGGACAGAGGGGACCCTGAAGACTGAGTGATGGAGGAGTTCTCGAAGAGGTAGCAATTGCAGTTCCTATTGTACTTTCCATCCTTGGTGTGGTAGCAGATTGTGGTGATGCTTGACTATTGGAGGCCTAcacaaaacaatgaaacaaacacTTAACGAAGTGATAGGCAAAACTTAGTATTTTAAATTGATTAAAAATTACCAGGCAAAACAAGAACTTAAAAAGTCACGATATATTAACTGTAATAGTCCAAGACatgtaaaactaaaatataGGCAAAAATTGCAGAAATTCAGAGATATGTTCTAGTAAGTTtcaaaaatgcagcatttctaCATACATAAAGTGTCTATCTATCCAAAAGTCCTACACAGACCAAATGTAATTTTACTTGAAAAGGCTGAAACACAAGTTTGGATGATACAAAACCCTGAAGTAACCAGTAAGaaataggcttttttttctaACGGCCTACTGATTCTAGTTTTCCTAATAATTTTGTTActaaaaaaaaggattattttgttGCTAaagctgctaaaaaaaatatcagtttaatCCTGTCCCTATTAATACACTAAACTAAGGTGGTTTACAATAAGCtctaccacaaaaaaaaaaaccctgttgtcTATTAAACATACTAAAACCAGAATTGTTCTGCTTGTGAGAGTGTAGAAGTTAGTATAGTGCAgagtcctcaaactatggcccatgGGCCGGATACGgtcccccagggtcctcaatccggcccccggtatttacagaacctccccccccccccccactgggggttgggggggaaaccaagcagccgcagatgactgcctgccacttcatccgtgcgccggccccctggttaaaaagtgtgaggacTCCTGCTATAGCGTAACACAGGGCACATTCTATTTAAAAGCAACGTTCTGACTTTCCAGAATGCAAGACACTGCAGCCTGAgttgacttttttcccctccatacTGCTCCCCCATCACTCCCTGGTTTTGTCATTTTGGCTCTAGACCTTGGATAGCACCTAAACTGATACTGTAGTATCAGATCCTtcaattttcagctgaaaaactaATGGTTAGAATAACCATCCATAATCATCCATGAGTAACAACAGTTTGTAAACAAATGGAAAGATTAAATAAAGCTTCTCCACCTTTGTGGAATTGTTTCCAAGTAATTTCGATcaatttcagtgcttttgaTTCTTCAAAAGCTAAGAACTTACCTTCAAATCAATTTTCCAATTAACTGTAATTAGATAACACGTTTAAATCTCATTATCAACAGCTCTTGTTCATTACCATATGAATTATTAAGCAAGATCTCAAGTTCCAGTGCCTACTCTGCTGTAAAGTGTACATTCATGATCAGTGTTTGAAaccattttttcctatttctaaGACGACATACTTTTCTACACTGCCATGGAATATACACTTTAAGTTAATTCAGCTAAAGTCTGATTCATCATAGCTATAATAGTTTTAACTGCAGGCCAAGttacatgcatttatttctatGCACCTGAAATTCAGTAAAGCACCATTTTGAAAtgctataaaaaaattaatcaagcaCAGCAGGGCCTTAGACACTGCAAACTGCCTGTGTCCTGTGATTTTCAAGATTGTTTTGTGACTGAAACTCAATTTAACTTACAGTATGATGCATCTAGAGGATTGCACTTCAGTTGTAAATTTCTTAGCTTTGTTATTTAATAGATTTCACATAATAAATTTACTGTTTGCAAGCTTTGCTTGACAGAATAAGCAAAGCGTGCATCGAAGTCCTCTTCCATTACTATCTTCACATCTACCAGAACTAGGAACAAATGGTCAACCTGCAATATCTTATACTATTAACTATTAAATACAATAGGGAATACAGAAGCCCTAATGACAACAATAATATCATCTGCAGATtctcagaataaaaatacaaaccttACGCTTCAACAAGGGTAGAACACATCCCAGTGGAAGTCAAAAAGTAACATACAGCCAAAAAGTAACATACCCACCAAGGATACATTGCTGAACAAGTTTTTAACAGGATagcaaagcaatttttcctAAGAAAACCACAGTGAAATACACACAATTAAAACACTTATGGAGAGTATCTGTGACACATGCTGAGAACAAAATCATCAGGATCACAAACTGGAAGAGACACTGAGGTTTTTTAATGGATCAGTGCCCTAAAGTCTCAGATGCATTATGTGCAACACCATAGCCCAACCATTACCTTGCTTTTCCATCCTTCATTCTTGAAGGACTTACGTTATTCATCTGAGGAATGTGACTATCTTGAAAAGAAACTGCTCCTACAGACTCATGGGAATATTTGCAGTGACAGATTCCCATAAGACGTTCAGTCTCCAGCTACTGAGGATCTTTCAGAATGGTGCTCTTCTCCAAAAACTCAACACTGCCTCCAGCTGATAGTCCTGATGATCCTGCTTGTGCCTCTTTCCCAGACTATCCACACTGTCTCCATGCATTTAAATAGGGTGCCTGGTGTTCTTCagtatgttaatttttattgaagaaaattCTGCTATCCATTGAACTCAGTTACTTGACTGCCAACGGTTAGCAGAGTTGTGCAATAAACGGTCAGCAACAGAACTccaaaaaaaagacagaagtaaCAGATACTGGACTGCTGATATTTAAATAGCCAAGTTTTGTTTCCTCAGTCTTTTACAAGTGTGTGCTACCCAAATGGACCCTATTC
Proteins encoded:
- the RB1CC1 gene encoding RB1-inducible coiled-coil protein 1 isoform X2; this encodes MYEVAKKLCSFCEGLVHDEHLQHQGWAAIMANLEDCTYSYQKLLFKFENVYSSYLQSIDDIKLKLTHLGSAVSIMAKIPLLECLTRHSYRECLGRLDSSADHGGAESEEAEDGKSAELVLYSDISKVNNKSVLASFCKSVEHSALEGTDPENVKDDKESGQNATVQDNETSVELKDGDQPSFNVSLLDWINVQDRPNDVESLVRKCFDSMSRLDPRIIQPFLAECRQTIAKLDNQNMKAIKGLEDRLYALDQMIASCSRLVNEQKELAQGFLANQKRAENLKDPSVLPDLCLSHANQLMIMLTNHRKLLDIKQKCTTAKQELANNLQVRLKWCCFVMLHADQDGEKLQALLRLVTELLERVKVVEALSTVPQMYCLAVVEVVRRKMFIKHYREWAGALIKDGKHLYEAEKAKRESFGKLFRKSFLRNRLFRGLDSWPPSFCTRKPRRFDSELPDISLSDLQFLQSFCPSEVQPLLRVPILCDFEPLHQHVRALHNLVKAAQSLDEMSQTITDLLNEQKASNSQASPQSATTPRMESTIGTAIATSSRTPPSLSLQGPLCPPVCPPAPLEELSPDSIDAHTFDFETIAHPNLEQALKQGSLDLDSLAESPESDFMSAVNEFVIEENPVSPNVISDPQSPEMMVESLYSSVINAIDSRRMQDTNSCVKDVPAEKASVSVCVEKCRVIAQDSKVHLRGIKEDLCHFRTLVQREQCDFSNSLKCTSLEIVNTIEKVKLSLEKTLKDKHQKELQSLKTEYESKINKLLEDGEENKKKIKKLKGDLLGLEEVLQNKNDEFAMVKNEKEAVVCLQNEKDQKLLELECQMETQNCEIKELRQSREIVLEDLKKLHVENNEKLQLLRAELESLEQSHLKELENNLQARHLQEFEKVLAEHKDCLDKLKKENQCRLEQMQESHAVVVQEKQQQVEELRLKVSDLSDLRCKLEVELALKEAETDEMKLLLEESRNQQQETLKSQIEKETESLRKEIDRLNNKIQINSDEYQVGLSELRTLMTIEKDQCISELVDRYEEESNFLRTELNKVTLLHKKTSEAEKRLSEQITELQSKLELEVNALEKEKTEKLFLCEQQEKYEAIIHKLKEEKELLVSNQEQDRQLLIQKLNCEKEDAVQSACKEFELQREAAEKGLLEKIQQLEMQVNQSPPTEASAESSLVAELQEKLQEEKMKFLEQLEEQEKRKNEEMQNIRTSLTAEQQTNFNTVLAREKMKKENIINDLSDKLKMLTQQQEKDKDLIETLSEDRARLLEEKKKLEEEVNKLRSSNFSPSAYSAAASEVCGACAADIPTDTDRLVSDIAAEGRMDSTMETSMMAVHENVHMSEEKQRIMLLERVSRLIVRLSVTTKYVQVHV